Genomic segment of Bacteroides stercoris ATCC 43183:
GTGTAGTACTTTAGCCGGCTAAAGTAGAACAAAAAAAACAATAAGATACAATGATAGATAAAAGTGAAATGATTTTCGGCGTTCGTGCCGTGATAGAAGCTGTTCAGGCAGGTAAGGACATTGACAAGATATTGGTGAAGAAAGATATCCAGAGCGACTTGTCCAAAGAATTGTTTGCCGCTCTAAAGGGAACTTTGATTCCCGTACAACGTGTGCCGGTAGAGCGTATCAACCGCATTACTCGTAAGAACCATCAGGGGGTGATAGCATTTGTCTCCGCCGTAACCTATCAGAAAACGGAAGACCTTGTGCCGTTCCTTTTTGAGGAAGGCAAGAATCCGTTGTTTGTGATGCTGGACGGCATAACGGATGTGCGTAATTTCGGAGCGATAGCCCGTACTTGCGAGTGTGCGGCGGTGGATGCCGTTATTATTCCCGCCAAGAACAGTGTAACGGTGAATGCCGATGCGGTAAAGACTTCGGCAGGTGCGTTGCATACCTTGCCCGTATGCCGCGAACAGAACCTGAAAGATACCCTGCAGTTTCTTAAAAGCAGCGGTTTCCATATAGTGGCTGCTACGGAAAAGGGTGATTACGATTACACAAAAGCCGATTACACAGGTCCTATGTGTATCATCATGGGTGCCGAGGACAAGGGGGTTTCTTACGATAACCTTGCACTTTGCGACGAATGGGTAAAGATTCCGATGCTGGGTACGATTGAGTCTCTTAACGTATCCGTTGCGGCGGGTATCCTGATTTATGAAGCTGTGAAACAAAGAACGAACTGAATATGAAAAAGAAGATTTTCCTGCTTTCCGCTCTATGCCTTTTGGAGGTACAGTGGAGCATGGCACAAGCTCCCAAATGGGTGGATAAAGCCAAACGTGCCGTATTCTCGGTGATTACTTATGGCGAGAATGATAAGATTTTGAATACCGGAAACGGTTTCTTCGTGACGGAAGACGGTGTGGCCTTGTCCGATTGTTCTTTGTTCGAAGGAGCGCAACGGGCGGTGGTCGTGAATTCGGAAGGCGTACAGATGCCGGTAGTTTCTATTATGGGTGCGAATGACATGTACGATGTCATTAAATTCCGTGTAGGTATATCCACCAAAAAAGTCCCGGCATTGCATCCGGCAACCGCGGCTCCGGCTGTGGGCGCCAATGTGTATATCCTGCCTTATTCCACACAGAAAGACCGTTCCTATACTGCCGGACAAGTGAAAGCTGCGGATGAATTCTCCGGAAAGTATCACTACTATACGCTCAATCTGCGCCTGAAGGACAAGATGGTGAGCTGTCCCGTGATGACCGAAGAAGGACAGGTCTTTGCGCTTGCACAGAAGTCATCCGGCGCCGATACCGCTACAATATGTTATGCGGTAGATGCCGATTTTGCCATGGAACAGAATGTTTCTGCATTTTCTTTCAGCGATATGACTTTAAAGAATATCGGGATTAAGAAAGCACTGCCCGATACGGAAGAACAGGCGCTGGTGTTTCTCTTCATGGCTTCCTCACAGGTTACTCCGGAGAAGTATGAAGAACTGTTGGACGATTTCATCGCTGAATATCCGAACAGTGCGGACGGCTATGTGCGCCGTGCCACCAACCGGATATACCGCTCCAAGGATGATGCCTCGATGGATAAGGTCGTGGCGGATATGGATAAAGCCCTGAGTGTGGCTCAAAAGAAAGACGACGTATATTACAACCGTGCCAAACTAATATACAATTATATGCTGGGTAATCCGGAAAAGCCCTATAAGGACTGGTCTTACGATAAGGCTGTGGATGAAATAAGAAAAGCGATTGCCGTTCAGGAGCTTCCGGTGTATGTACAGACCGAAGGGGATATTTTGTTTGCAAAGCAGGATTATGCGGCAGCTTTGGCATGCTACGAAAAGGTTAATCGGTCCGATATAGCGTCGGCAGCAACGTTTTTCAGTGCAGCCAAGACAAAGGAACTGATGAAAGCGCCGGCAGAAGAAGTGCTGGCACTTATGGATAGTTGCGTGGTACGTTTCACCGAACCATACACGGAAGAAGCCGCCCCTTACTTGTTGGAACGTGCCCAAGCCCGCATGAACGCGAATCAGGCGCGTGCCGCCATGCTTGATTACGATGCTTATTATAAAGCGGTAAACGGCAAGGTGAATGATGTGTTCTATTATTATCGTGAGCAGGCTGCCTTGAAGGCCAAACAGTTCCAGCGTGCACTGAATGATATGGAGAAGGCTATTGAGCTGAGTCCGAAAGACCTGACCTACCGTGCAGAGCTTGCCGTGGTCAATATCCGTGTAGGGCGTAATGAAGAAGCCTTGAAAGTGTTGCAGGATGCTTTGGCTATTGATTCTAAATATGCCGAAGCCTATCGGCTTATGGGAATTGCACAGTTGCAGATGAAAAAGAAGCAGGAAGCGTGCCAAAGTTTTGTCAAGGCAAAGGAATTGGGCGACCCGAACGTGGACGGACTGATTGAAAAGCATTGTAAATAAACGGTATACTTAACAAAATAAAGGCTCCGCTTTCACAAGCAGAGCCTTTGTTTGGGAAACTTCCCCATGCTAAAATATAAGTTAAGTCTAGGTATTAACAGGTTATGAATGAAATTTTCTTTCGTGTATTCGTATATATAAATGCACGATTCTGGGAAATACTGCACGAGTCTCCTGATTTTTTTTTTGAATATAGTAGGAAAAGATACCATATATTTGATAATGAACAGATAAAAGAGTAAAATTATGAAAAAAGTGATTTGTAGTCAAAAAGCTCCGGGGGCAATCGGCCCTTACAGTCAGGCTATTGAAGCAAACGGAATGGTGTTCGTATCGGGTCAGTTGCCTATCAATGCTACTACCGGAGTAATGGCGGAAGGCGCGGAAGCCCAAGCCCGCCAGTCGTTGGAGAATGTAAAGCACATTCTGGAAGAGGCAGGATTGAGCATGGCGAATATCGTGAAGACTACCGTTTTCCTGGCGGATATGTCTTTGTTTGCCGACATGAATAAGGTATATGCCACTTACTTTGAGGGAGACTTTCCCGCGCGTTCGGCTGTTGCCGTAAAGGCGCTTCCGAAAGACGCCTTAGTGGAAATTGAGTGCATCGCGGTTCGCTAATAAATCTGCCACGATAAAGCTGCTGCCACCTACGAAGATAAAATCTTCGGGGTGGCTTTTTTCTTGTGCGGCGGTTACGGCGGCGGGAACATCCGGATAACAGTTTCCCTGCAAGCCTGCTTTGGCAGCGAGCCTGCACAGCTCCTCTTCCGGAAGGGCGCGTTTTACGCTGGCTTTGGTGAAGTAGTATACAGCATCTTTGGGAAGCAGGGCAAGCA
This window contains:
- a CDS encoding tetratricopeptide repeat protein — its product is MKKKIFLLSALCLLEVQWSMAQAPKWVDKAKRAVFSVITYGENDKILNTGNGFFVTEDGVALSDCSLFEGAQRAVVVNSEGVQMPVVSIMGANDMYDVIKFRVGISTKKVPALHPATAAPAVGANVYILPYSTQKDRSYTAGQVKAADEFSGKYHYYTLNLRLKDKMVSCPVMTEEGQVFALAQKSSGADTATICYAVDADFAMEQNVSAFSFSDMTLKNIGIKKALPDTEEQALVFLFMASSQVTPEKYEELLDDFIAEYPNSADGYVRRATNRIYRSKDDASMDKVVADMDKALSVAQKKDDVYYNRAKLIYNYMLGNPEKPYKDWSYDKAVDEIRKAIAVQELPVYVQTEGDILFAKQDYAAALACYEKVNRSDIASAATFFSAAKTKELMKAPAEEVLALMDSCVVRFTEPYTEEAAPYLLERAQARMNANQARAAMLDYDAYYKAVNGKVNDVFYYYREQAALKAKQFQRALNDMEKAIELSPKDLTYRAELAVVNIRVGRNEEALKVLQDALAIDSKYAEAYRLMGIAQLQMKKKQEACQSFVKAKELGDPNVDGLIEKHCK
- the rlmB gene encoding 23S rRNA (guanosine(2251)-2'-O)-methyltransferase RlmB translates to MIDKSEMIFGVRAVIEAVQAGKDIDKILVKKDIQSDLSKELFAALKGTLIPVQRVPVERINRITRKNHQGVIAFVSAVTYQKTEDLVPFLFEEGKNPLFVMLDGITDVRNFGAIARTCECAAVDAVIIPAKNSVTVNADAVKTSAGALHTLPVCREQNLKDTLQFLKSSGFHIVAATEKGDYDYTKADYTGPMCIIMGAEDKGVSYDNLALCDEWVKIPMLGTIESLNVSVAAGILIYEAVKQRTN
- a CDS encoding RidA family protein — encoded protein: MKKVICSQKAPGAIGPYSQAIEANGMVFVSGQLPINATTGVMAEGAEAQARQSLENVKHILEEAGLSMANIVKTTVFLADMSLFADMNKVYATYFEGDFPARSAVAVKALPKDALVEIECIAVR